The following DNA comes from Acidobacteriota bacterium.
GACTTCGAGATCCTCGCCGGCCGTCGCGGCGACGACGGACCTGAGCCGCGATTCCTCGCGGCGGTCGGCCGGCGGCGATTCCCGCAGCGCCCGATCGAGGGCGCGGTCGATGTGCCTTCGGAAATTCTCCTCGGGGGTGCGGTTCTCGACGGCGAGTATCGACTTGTCGAAGAGCCCGGCCAGCGTCTCGAACGGGATCCCATGCGCCGGCGCGGCCTTCTCGGCGAGCGAGAGGTACGTCCCGCCCGCGAGATCGCGGAAGAAGTCGGAGCGCTTCTTCGCGCCTCGGGCGAACGCCTGGCCCGCCCCCTCCTTCATCGAGTCGAAGATCCCCTCGACGGTCCCGCGAAGCCCGGGCGCGCCGCCGCTTCCCTGAAGCCTCTCGGCCGCCCCGAGCGTGGCCTCGCGGAGCTGCGCGAGCTGGTCGAGGTGCTGCTCGAGGCGGAAGCAGCGCGTGAGGTGATCGACGAAGGATTCCGCCCCCGCCCCCGCCGGCGTCGCGAGGGCGCGCCTCACGAGCGTGAAGCGGGCGTCGATCAGGGCCTCGTTCTGCGCGATCGCGCAGGCGGCGTCGTAGTTGTTGCGGCTGTTCGTGATGCCGCGTCCCAGGATGCGGCCGAGCGGGTCGAGCGCGACCGCCTTGGTCGTCGTGGACCCGAGGTCGATCCCCACCGCGCACTTCACGCGGCGCCCCGCTTCCCGCCGCGCTTCTGCTCGATCATCTGGAGGTACGACTCGATCCGGTTCTTGATGTTGGCGGCGGAGAAGTACCGCGGGTCGACGAGGTCCGACTCGATGAACCCCCCGGCGAGGCCGGTGCGCTTCTCGAGCTCGCGGAGGATGAGGAGCT
Coding sequences within:
- a CDS encoding benzoyl-CoA reductase subunit A — encoded protein: MKCAVGIDLGSTTTKAVALDPLGRILGRGITNSRNNYDAACAIAQNEALIDARFTLVRRALATPAGAGAESFVDHLTRCFRLEQHLDQLAQLREATLGAAERLQGSGGAPGLRGTVEGIFDSMKEGAGQAFARGAKKRSDFFRDLAGGTYLSLAEKAAPAHGIPFETLAGLFDKSILAVENRTPEENFRRHIDRALDRALRESPPADRREESRLRSVVAATAGEDLEVELTVGTGYGRARLPFPKEQIRFEILCHGLGAHTLFPGTATVLDIGGQDTKAIQIDDAGIVTSFQMNDRCAAGCGRYLGYIADELNLGLHELGPLAQTATRSVKISSTCTVFAGAEIRDRLTMGQKREDILLGLHRAIILRAMALLARSGGIRSEFTFTGGVAKNPAAVDALAGLVRENYGEVPMNVSADSIFTGALGAALFARRAADATASSAPGAAS